ACAGCTACCTTACCTTCCTCGGCGATCTTCTTTACCTGCTTGCAAAGTTCTTTTCTTCTCTCCTCTGTAAGCTGGGGGAATGTGATACGGATAGCCTTACCGTCGTTTGTGGGAGTAATTCCGATGTCGCTTGCAAGTATAGCCTTTTCGATAGACTTCAGTGTTGAAGCGTCCCAGGGAGTGATAACAAGCACTCTTGCCTCTGAAACGGCAACAGCCGCCATAGCGTTTATCTGCGTGGGAACACCGTAGTAGTCAACGGTCACCTTATCCAGCACTGCGGGATTTGCTCTGCCTGCACGGATTGAAGCGTATTCTGTTTCAACAGCGGCTACGCACTTGCCCATCTTGTCCTTAGCGGTATTGATTACGTCTTTCATTGGTTAA
This window of the [Eubacterium] siraeum genome carries:
- the frr gene encoding ribosome recycling factor; the encoded protein is MKDVINTAKDKMGKCVAAVETEYASIRAGRANPAVLDKVTVDYYGVPTQINAMAAVAVSEARVLVITPWDASTLKSIEKAILASDIGITPTNDGKAIRITFPQLTEERRKELCKQVKKIAEEGKVAVRNVRRDAMEKFKAMKKNNEITEDDLKNCEKDVQKLTDKYCDEMDAACSAKEKEIMTV